From the genome of Halobacteriovorax marinus SJ:
CTATTTGGTAGAAGTATGTTGGTTTTGGATCAAAGTAGCTTAGTTCAAAATAAATTTCATCACTAATAATCAGTAAGTCAGGGTATTCCTTCATAAGCTCAGCAAAGCCCTGCATCCACTCTTGCGAGTAGTGAATACCTGAAGGATTATTTGGACTATTGATAATAATCGCTTTTGTCTTCTTATTTATTTTTGATTTAATATCATCCAGACTCGGTTGAAAATCATTATAGATGGAAGATGAAACAATCTGAGTCTTACCTTCATATAAATTTATGATCTCTGGATACGATAGCCAAAATGGAGCAAGTACGATGACTTCATCATTCGGATCTAAAATTGAAGCAAAAATATTTGAAAGAGAATGCTTTCCCCCATTTGAAACAATAACGTCATGAGTTTCGGACGCATCAACAGCTCTAGACTCATTAAAGTAGTCCATAACCTTTTCGCGTAATTCTTTTAACCCCGGTACTGGTGAGTACTGAAAACTATTTAAGAAAACTAATTCATTTCTTAAGCTCTCTGTAAACTCAACCGCTGGTCTAAACGGCAATTGTCCCGCCGTTAAGTTCCAAACCTTCTTCCCTTCACTCTCCATACTCACGGCTAGAGAATTTAACTTAAGGGTAATACTTTCAGAAATTCCATTTACTCTTTTACTTATTTTCATTCAAACCTCAGGCCTTCACTAGCCACTTATTTATTACCGCTGGAACGAATTCACTCACATCACCATCGTGCTTATATATCTCTTTAATGAGCGATGATGAAATATAATAATTCTGTCCCTCAGTCATGAGAAAGACTGTTTCAATTTCTGGATAAAGTTTATTATTCATAGACGCCATTTGAAACTCAACCTCAAAATCTCCAGTAGGTCTCAGTCCTCTAATAATCGTATTAATATTATTTTTCTTGGCGTAATCAACAAGCAGTCCACTCCAAGAATCAACTCTAACCTGAGTATCATCTTTAAAATGTTCCTCGAGCATCTTCACTCTTTGCTCTGCAGAGAAGAGAGGTGTTTTACTAGGAGAAACGGCAACTAAAACAGTGACTTCATCAAAGAGATTCAAAGCTCTTTTTAAAATATCATCATGTCCATTTGTAAAAGGATCAAATGTTCCAGCATAGACAGCTTTCTTCTTCATTTCTGCTCCAAGGCTTAAGACTTGCTTTGTGTTATTTTAACTTAGGAAAGTAAAATTGCCTAGCGAACCATGAGAATAAAACTTGTTCCCTGGCGATAGACTTTAGAATCAGGAAACATCTTTTCCAGCTCACTGAGCTTTACCCCTTTTTGCTGATCAGATTCTATCCAAACTTCCCCACAGTAACCCGAGCTTAAAATTAACTCTAAGCAATCAAAATAAACTTGATGGAGTTCATAGGGAGGATCTAAAAAGAGTATAGTTGATTCCTGAGTCTCTTGATCAAAGTTCTTATAGGAAATTAAAAAGCTCTGCAAAAACTTAAATGCATCAGACCTAATTAACTCCCCCGTTCCAAGATCTTTCGAGAATTTTAAAATAGAAGACAAATTCTTCTTAGTTAACGCAAAGACTTTTGCATTGGGCTCAATTAATTTAAGAGAACTTGCTCCCCTAGAAAGTGCCTCAAGTCCCATGGCACCACTACCTGCACAGAGATCGACAAAGTGAAAACCACTTAGGTCTTGCCTAGCATCAAAAATTTTTCTCCTGAGCATTACAGAGGTCGGGCGAATAAGGTCACCCTTAGGAACTAAAAGGGCCTGTCCTTTGACGAGCCCCCCTAATATTTTAATCGACATTTCTTATGGCCATTTGTGAAGGTTACGCAGCCTTCTTTGTAGCGGCATTTGAAGTTGTGGTCAAAGGAATATTAAAATTCACTCCACCGTCCATTGTAACAGTGCAACCGCTTTCTTCAGTTATCGCTATCGTGACTCCACCCATTTCAACCGAGAGACCTTTGTCTCCATCGACTTTGAGCGTCGCACTCTCTTCACCAATCTTAAAGTTTAAATTGAAGTTCATAGTTCCTTCACCAGCGAAGCCCATGGCAGCTCCTGTTGAAGTCGTTGCTGGCTTTTCCGCAGTTGGAAGAGAGACAACATTGTCCACAACCTCTGACTCACTAACAAAGTCATCTTCAATTTCATTCGAAGCTTCGGCCACAATCTCCTGAGTCTGCTCCATCGTTTCCTCTGGCGACATCTCCTGAGCTATAGATTCCACTTCTTCATCAATAGCACTTTGTAGGTCAGTTTTCTTAGCACTTACAATGGCCAACTCTTCTGGAGTTCTCTCACCATCTTCTACAAACTCTTTTTCAAGACTCTCAATTTCACTCATAATATCTTCGAGCTCTGAGTCATTAAAACTCTGCTCTGCCGTTTCCTCAATTGCCTCGTCTAGTTTTGTATCTTCCATGCTTTTCTCCTACAATTTCTAGCCATTTTTTGCGTAACAATAATTTACATAGACTCATCGACCTCAGATGTAAGAAACTTTAATATTTTGAAAAAAATCAATAATAACAATACCCTACATAAGTAATCCACTATTACTCACAAAAGATAAAAAGGGATTGTGAATGACTTTTGACCCCCAATATAGTAAAAAGCCCTACCCACTTAAGTATAGAGATAGAATAAGAATGCACTACGCAATAAAAGATATTTACGGTGTTCAAATTGAGCAATAAATTTTTCAAGGCCCAGTCTTGGCTCAATTCAACATCATCACAGAATGGACTTCTTTCTGAGGAGCTAGAAGCTTCTCTACAAGAGAGTCTAGCTCTTGAGTTTCCTGAAGAAGCTAGTGCAAAGAACTATCCGTTTAAGCCTCAGAACTTTTTAGTTCCAGGTTGGAATGGTGAGGGTCTCTTCTCTAAACCAGGCTTTGTGGTCAAACGTGCTCACAAGCAACTCCTTATTGATGCAAAATCTCAGTTCAAAGAGATTATCAATAGAAATATTACTCAACATAAAATCATTTATAACGAATTCGCTATTTATTTAGATGTAAAAGGAATTGAGAACTACCCACTCAATAGTCCTACTAAATTTTCTCAATATATTGCGAACTCAAATCAATACGATGAAGTTGTAGATGAATTTATTGACCTCTACTGCTTTAGAACTGTTACAGTTTACCTTTATAAAGCAAGATTTCTCTTAGTTCTTGCTAAGAGAATGGATATAAGTTTTGATAAAATTGATCTTCACAATCCAAACTCTATTCTAAGTAGAATTTTTAAGACAGGCTCAAGCTCTGAGCTTAAATGTGAATCATTTAAAATACATCAATTTAGCTGGTATAGACCATCACACTTTGTCAGCGAGAGCATCTCAGAGATAAAGTCTTGTCTATCTCTAATATCGACTACTGAGATGATTAAACTCTCAACATACGACCTAAGTAAGTTGGAATATTCTCACTCATACTCTCACAAGTCTTTTGGACTCTTCGTCAACAAGCTCTTAGTTCACTTTCCTAAGTGGCTTAAGAACTCAAAGGACTCAAGAACAAATGGTTTCCATGGACTTTTAAGTGCTAAGAGTACAGAAAAGCTAAGCGCTCTAACAACTAAGTTTTCAGGAAATAACCTCTCCTCTCTAAGCCTATCTCACTGGATGGCCCAAGAGAATAATGTTATCCAAAACTGGGATGAAGTGATTTGCCCAGAATTTATTGGGGATGAATTCTATCAAGGTAAGTTCACACAAATTTGCCAAGAGATACAATTTCTTACCTTCCTAGTTGATCTCGCAACCTATCAAGGGCACGACCTACTAGGACTTATTTGTAAGGTTATGAATGAGAGACATAATAAATCACTCTCCAATGAAGTTGGACAAATGTCTATCTTCTCGGGAGAGGATATCAAAACTTCTCACCAATCTTACGACCGAGTTGTTTTAAACCTCACTGAGTTACCAAAGAAGAACCCACATCACTTTCTTATGGGTCAGGTCTCAAATGAGCTTAAGAATTTAAATAAAGATGGTTACCTCTTCGTATTTAGTAATCAAAAATTCTTCGTTCCTTCTCACAGTGACAAGGTTGAACAATTTTTAAAAGATGTAAAATTAGAGGCCCTCTTCAACCTCGACCAACTAGGTGGTCGTGGAGAAATTGCAAGCTTTCTCTATGTATTTAAGAAGAGAGTTCAATTTTCAAAACCAGCTTTCATCACACCAATTGCAAGCTCAGAAAAAGAAGCATGCTTAAGCTTTAGATGGAGTGGAAATTTAGAAATATTCAATAAGTTTGAGCTTATGGTCGATGAATTCCAAGGCTTCATGGATTCAAAGCAAGCTCATTCAACGCCTGTATACCAAGCGGAACCTCTTGAGAATCTCTCTTTTGACTTTCATCAAGATGCAATTCTAGACGGTTTACTTCTAAGTTCAACAAGTAAAGACTCGTCAAATATTACGCACCCAAGTTTCTTTAAAAACTTAACAAAGTCATGCGTTCCTTTTGATTCATTTTTTCAAATAGAGAGTTTTAACCACGATGCCCATGGACAGAAGAAGAGCAGATTAACTTCTGATCTCTTAGGCATCTCTCTTAGACATGAAGAGAGATTCCCATTACTCCTTATTGTAAATTACACTAATCAAAAGAATATTACTCTTGAACTCACTAGCTCTGACGTATATCAAGCGAAGCTAGAAGAGTATGGGATGGCCTACTTCCAATACTTCGGTCTAATTCCTAAGAGAAATGAAATAAACCTCAATGTTTTTAGAGAGTATTTTAATACTCAACTTGGAAAGCAGATTATTCAACTCTTCCTAAATGGAGGAGATACAAAAGTAAAAGCGAAGCTTAGGTCTCTGTTAATTCCAAAGTTCTTCCTTGAGAATAATCAAATTCCAAGTCATATAATAGACGCATTCAAAGTCTTTAATATGAACTCTCAAGAGATTTTAAACTCTCACCCAACAGAGCTGAGTCAAGAGTTCTCTAAATCTTCAGAGCTTCTAGACTCAATTGAGAAGAAGTACCCATGGCACACTCTTGGAATGCTTTCTCACTATAAGCTATCTCTAAGCTCGTCTCTAGAAAAGCTAGACCATACTCCAACAGAGATTTTCAAGAATCCTGTTATTATTGAGCAACTTGTAAATTCTTCTTCTCAAAGTGTTTACCCAAAGAATTCTGATATCTTTGTGAGAATGCCACTAAGAAACCCAAGTGATATTCACCTTCCACTGACTAATGTTGAAATTGGTCTTGAGGGAGATAATCACTATGTTGAACTATTAAGTGGTGATCAAGTTATTATTCAACTCTATACTTCGAATAACTTAGTTCATTTTATAAAGTTCATTCTTTCAAATGCTTTAGAAATGAAAATATCTACGATCCTTCAAAATCTCAAGGTTCCAAGTGCAACAGATATTGACGATATTCTATCAAATCACTCTAGTCTCAAGGATGCCCTTGAGGAAGTTAAGTCGAAGTGTTCAAAGAGAATTCTCTCAATCTTAACTACAAATATAAATTCTTAATCTTTTCAAGACTTCGTTTTCGTTTATAATGAACTAAGAGCTTTAGTTATGAAGACGAATATACAAAAAGTAAGAAAGAATATTTATAATTATATGAAGAATAAGGCCCACGCCTTAGAGGGAAACCTATCCCCAGAGCTGATCTCTTATCAGAGAAGTCAGAATAGATATTCTAATAGAGACTTCCTTATCTCGAGCTTTCAAAACTTGGTCAAATCTTTAAAGAAGTCCAAGGTCATCTACCTCGGTGACTTCCACTCTTTTGATCAGAGCTCTAGAAACTTCCAAAGAATCATGCGACCTCTATCTAAGTCAAAGCTTCCCCTCACACTTGGGGTTGAGTTCGTCCATATCGAACACCAAAAGCATATAGATAATTACCTCGCTAATAATATTACCGAAATTGAATTTCTAGAGAATATCAACTATTACGAATCATGGCGCTTTCCATGGGCACAATATAAAGTCTTCTTTGAACTGGCGCGCGAGAGTGGCCATAGAATACTCGCACTTAACTCTATAGGTTCTCTCTCAGCTAGAGACAAGAGAGCAGCTAAAATTCTAGTCCAATATATGAAGGATCATCCTAAGGATAAACTTCTTGTTCTCTTTGGTGAGTACCATATCACTCCTAGTAAACTCCCTAAGCAGGTTCTCACTCGCTCAAAAGAGAAGTTTACTCAGACTATCGTTCACCAAAACCTAGACAAGGTCTATTGGAAGTTAGAGGACACCCAAATGGGGAGAAAGAAGACTCAAGTCATTGAGTTTGATGAGAACGAATTCTCAATTCAATCTTCTGCTCCATGGGTTAAGTATGAAAGTATGATCTACTGGTATGAAAACTTACTCGAAGACCCCGATTTTGATATTCATCAATATATGATGGAGTCAGGGCTTAAGTCCTTTACAGAAAATGCCAACGACACTTTTCTTTTTTTGACAGAGAAAATGCTGGGGGCCCTTAACTTTAAAATACCTAGCTCATATATCGAAGACTTTAACTTACACGATCATCAAAAGATGAGTTTTATTTTAAAGAAGGCCGAGGCCATAAAGTCAAAGTCGGTCTCAAAATACTTTAAAAATCTCGTCATAAAGGGTCGAAGTTTTAAGGTTCCAAATACAAATGATTACTACTGCTCAAACTATTCTATTAATAGACTCTCCTATCTAGGAGGAGTTCATATTTGGCATCTAAAGAGAAAGCTAGATAAGCTTCAGACTGTCGCGACACTTTCTTCAAACTCTCAAGAAAAGAGATTCACCTTCTTAGTCTATCAATTTTGTTACGCCTACTTCTGTTCTAAAATAATTAACCCTTATAGAAAGTGTGATCTCTATGCTGATATTTTTGAAAAATCACGCATGAAAGAAAATAAAGATACTCACTACTATAAGCTCTGCCTTGAGCTTATAGAGTATGATCATATTGAGATTGATATAAATAAAACTATAAAGGGACTATCTCTAGATAAGGTTTATAAGATTGCAAAGATAATTGGCTATATGTTTGGAGACCTCTTCTTTGACTTTCACTTTGAAAAGAACTCCAAGAAGTACTTATCAATAAATGAGATACTTTGTGAAAAAGAAATTGAAGAAGAGAATTATATAGATTTATGTAAGGCCTTGCTTCCGAAGAGAAAGTACAAGGCCTATAAGAA
Proteins encoded in this window:
- a CDS encoding RsmD family RNA methyltransferase, coding for MSIKILGGLVKGQALLVPKGDLIRPTSVMLRRKIFDARQDLSGFHFVDLCAGSGAMGLEALSRGASSLKLIEPNAKVFALTKKNLSSILKFSKDLGTGELIRSDAFKFLQSFLISYKNFDQETQESTILFLDPPYELHQVYFDCLELILSSGYCGEVWIESDQQKGVKLSELEKMFPDSKVYRQGTSFILMVR
- a CDS encoding pyridoxal phosphate-dependent aminotransferase, which translates into the protein MKISKRVNGISESITLKLNSLAVSMESEGKKVWNLTAGQLPFRPAVEFTESLRNELVFLNSFQYSPVPGLKELREKVMDYFNESRAVDASETHDVIVSNGGKHSLSNIFASILDPNDEVIVLAPFWLSYPEIINLYEGKTQIVSSSIYNDFQPSLDDIKSKINKKTKAIIINSPNNPSGIHYSQEWMQGFAELMKEYPDLLIISDEIYFELSYFDPKPTYFYQIDKSLLERTIIVDGVSKNMALTGLRIGFTIGPKKLISAMSRLQGQTASGANSLTQKALVGFNFNLIPTYLEPIKSHLRENARVVQDKLRENQLSQCWYQTKSAFYFLIDFSNTPIIDQFRKNDEDLTDYSAQICEKLLTETGVAIVPGEAFGAPNTARLSLVSTKELFTEAFEKIIKFVKQS
- a CDS encoding ChaN family lipoprotein, which encodes MKTNIQKVRKNIYNYMKNKAHALEGNLSPELISYQRSQNRYSNRDFLISSFQNLVKSLKKSKVIYLGDFHSFDQSSRNFQRIMRPLSKSKLPLTLGVEFVHIEHQKHIDNYLANNITEIEFLENINYYESWRFPWAQYKVFFELARESGHRILALNSIGSLSARDKRAAKILVQYMKDHPKDKLLVLFGEYHITPSKLPKQVLTRSKEKFTQTIVHQNLDKVYWKLEDTQMGRKKTQVIEFDENEFSIQSSAPWVKYESMIYWYENLLEDPDFDIHQYMMESGLKSFTENANDTFLFLTEKMLGALNFKIPSSYIEDFNLHDHQKMSFILKKAEAIKSKSVSKYFKNLVIKGRSFKVPNTNDYYCSNYSINRLSYLGGVHIWHLKRKLDKLQTVATLSSNSQEKRFTFLVYQFCYAYFCSKIINPYRKCDLYADIFEKSRMKENKDTHYYKLCLELIEYDHIEIDINKTIKGLSLDKVYKIAKIIGYMFGDLFFDFHFEKNSKKYLSINEILCEKEIEEENYIDLCKALLPKRKYKAYKKRFF
- the coaD gene encoding pantetheine-phosphate adenylyltransferase, whose product is MKKKAVYAGTFDPFTNGHDDILKRALNLFDEVTVLVAVSPSKTPLFSAEQRVKMLEEHFKDDTQVRVDSWSGLLVDYAKKNNINTIIRGLRPTGDFEVEFQMASMNNKLYPEIETVFLMTEGQNYYISSSLIKEIYKHDGDVSEFVPAVINKWLVKA